From the genome of Pseudomonas putida:
CTCAAGGCCAGGCAGACGAGAATCAGCAACAGGCTGGTGAACAGGTTGCGGTAGCCGCGCAGCAGGGTGCCGTCGTGGGACAGCTCGATCTCGACCCAACCGAGCAAGCGCTCGGCTTCGGCGGGAACGGCATCGGTCGCCAGGTCGCGGTGGTGGCCGAATACCGGCATCAGGTAACGCGTGGCATCGTTGCCGCTGCGTTGCAGCAATTGCGTGCCGGTGCCGCCACTGGGCGCCTGGTTGAGCATGCTCGGGCCGGCGTGGGCCAGGCGCGTGCGGTCCGGGGCGAGGAACGCCACCGCGCGCACGTCGGCCTGTTCCAGGGTCTGCGCGGCAATGCGTTCGAGCTGCGTGCCGGCACTGCGGGCCAGGGCAGGGGCGGCCAATGGCGCCAACTGCTCGGCGATCATCTTGCCGCGCTGCAGCAACTGGGTGCGCAGCTCGCTTTGCTGCAGCCAGGTGAAATAGCTGCCCAGTACCAAAGCCATCAGGCTGGCGGGCAGCAAGGCCAGCAGCATGACCCGGCTTCTGATTCCCCAACGATCGAGCACACCTGTCTCCTGTCATGTGCCTGCACACCGCCTGCGTGGCGGATCAAAGCGGAAAGTTACTCCGCTCGCCGATGTAATGCACTCATTTGTATTTCATATCGTTTCTCGTGGCGGGCGTTGGTCGATGGGCTGTTGCCTGGATGTCTTGCATGCACAATAATTGCGCAATTGAGAATGCATGGCAGTTGCCAATGAATCCCGTAGCTATTCACACCTCTAGTATCCTCGCCATCGAGGACGATCCGGTGCTCGGTGCCTACCTGCACGAAGAGCTGCAGCGCGGTGGTTTTCAGGTCACCTGGTGTCGCAATGGCCTGGAGGGTCTGGAAGCCGCTGGCCGGCAGGCGTTCGACGTGGTCCTGATGGATATATTGCTGCCTGGGCTCAATGGCCTCGACGCGCTGGCCCAGTTGCGCCGGCACAGCGCCACCCCGGTGATCCTGATGTCGGCGCTGGGCGCCGAGGCCGATCGCATCAGCGGTTTTCAGCGTGGGGCCGACGACTACCTGCCCAAGCCGTTCAGCATGGCCGAGTTGCAGGTGCGCATCGAGGCGATTCTGCGTCGGGTGGCGCTGGAGCGCCGCCATATGCCGGCGCCCGAGCCTGCCAATGGCGAACTGGGTTTCGACGATGGCGCCTGCGACGTCAGCCTCAATGGTCAGCGCGCCGGGCTCACGCCTAGCGAGTATCGCCTGCTGGAGGTACTCAACCGCAATCTGGACGAAGTCTTGAGCAAGCCCTTCCTTTATCAGCAGGTGCTGCAGCGGGGCTATTCGCGGCATGATCGCAGCCTGGACATGCACGTCAGCCAGATCCGCCGCAAGCTCAAGGGTATCGGTTATCACGAGCGGCAGATCCGCACCGTGTGGGGCAAGGGTTACGTGCTCAGTGCCGGCGAGGTGGGTTGAAGCATGCTCGACCGTCACTCGCTGTTCTGGAAGCTGGCCATCCTGCTCGTGGGGTTCTGCCTGCTGATGATTGGCCTGAGCTACACCTGGGGCCGCCACATGGAAACCCGCAACGCGTTTCTCAGCGAGCCGGCCCGGCAGGTGCTGCGTGGCTACGCCGCCGAGGCCGAGCAGGCCTGGCGTAGCGGCGGGCGAGTGGGGCTGGACGCTTGGGTGGCGCAGATGCGCCAGCGCGAGCGGGGCTGGATCGGGGTGCTGGACATGCACCTGCAGCCGCTCGACAGCGCCGTCCTTGGCTCTCAGATCATGCAGCGCCTGACCCGCCTGCGCGGAGCCGACTGGCCCATGAGCCGGCGCAGCGTCGATCAGCCCTGGTTGCGCCTGCCGTTTCCCGCAGCCCCGGAGCAGGGCATGTTGGTGATGGAGTTGCCACAGCGCTTCAACCCAGGCCAGTTGCGCATGTTCTGGCAGATCGTCACCAACGGCGTCATTCCGGGGCTGTTCACCCTGCTGTTGTGCGTGGGCCTGTACCGTATGCTGATCGTTCCGCTCAACCAGTTGCGCGAGCAGGCCAACGCCTGGCGCGCCGACCAGCTTTCGGCGCGCCTGGATGCGCGAACCACTGCCCGCCATGACGAGCTGGGCGAGCTGGCGCGGGCCTTCGACCAGATGGCCGAGCGCCTGCAGGGCACGGTGGCGATGCAGCAGCAATTGCTACGTGACCTCTCTCATGAAATGCGCACCCCGTTGAGCCGCCTGCGCGTGGCCTGCGACGGTGAAACCGACCTGCAGCGCCTGCGCGAACGCCTGGGGCGCGAGGTCGACTGCATGCAGCAGTTGGTCGAGGGCACCTTGCAACTGGCTTGGCAGGACGCCGAGCGCGCACCGATGAACCTCGAACCGATCCAGGTCCAGGCCCTCTGGGACCTGCTCGCCGAGGATGCCTGCTACGAGAGCGGTTGGGCGCCTGCGCGGCTGCGCTGTGAGCTGCCGGCCGACTGCTGGGTCCAGGGCAACCTCAACCACCTGGCCCAGGCCATGGAAAACGTGCTGCGCAATGCCATTCGTCATTCGCCGGCGAACGGCCTGGTGCGCCTGGGTGGGTTGCGCGAGGGCAACTACTGGCGGTTGTGGCTGGAAGACGAAGGCGGCGGGGTGGCAGAGCAAGACCTTGAGCGAATCTTCGCGCCGTTCTCCCGACTCGATGGTTCACGCCCTGGGGACGGCGGTTTCGGCCTGGGGTTGAGCATCGCCCGCAGCGCCATCCAGCGCCAGGGCGGGACCTTGTGGGCGGAGAACGGCAAGCATGGGCTGCGCTTGTGCATGCGCCTGCCGGCTCATGCACAGGCGGTAGCGGCCGTATCGCCGGCAAGTCGGCTCCTGCAAGCGCAGCCAAGTTCCTGAAAACACGGGAGCCGGCCCGCCGCAAAGCGTCCTTATAGCTTGTAGCTATACCGACCACAGATTGCGTGATATGGCCGCGAAGGGTTTGCCGGTATGATAGGCGCCCCTGCCGTCCGGATTGTGAAGCACGCCATGACCTTGCAGTACCCAACCATCGCCGATTGCGTCGGCAATACGCCTCTGGTTCGCCTGCAGCGCATTGCTGGCGAAACCAGCAATACCCTCCTGCTCAAGCTCGAAGGCAACAATCCCGCCGGCTCGGTGAAGGACCGCCCGGCGCTGTCGATGATCACCCGCGCCGAACTGCGCGGCCAGATCAAGCCCGGCGACACCCTGATCGAAGCCACCTCCGGCAACACCGGCATCGCCCTGGCGATGGCGGCGGCGATCAAGGGCTACAAGATGATCCTGATCATGCCCGACAACTCCACGGCAGAGCGCAAGGCCGCGATGACCGCCTATGGCGCCGAGCTGATCCTGGTGACCAAGGAGGAGGGCATGGAAGGCGCTCGCGACCTCGCCGAGAAGTTGCAGGCCGAAGGCCGTGGCATGGTGCTCGATCAGTTCGCCAACGGCGACAACCCGATCGCCCACTACACCAGCACCGGCCCGGAGATCTGGCAGCAGACCCAGGGCACCATCACCCATTTCGTCAGTTCCATGGGGACCACCGGTACCATCATGGGTTGCTCGCAGTATCTCAAGGAGCAGAACCCCAACGTGCAGATCGTCGGCCTGCAGCCGATGGAAGGCTCGGCCATCCCAGGCATCCGCCGTTGGCCCGAGGCCTACCTGCCGAAGATCTTCGACGCCACCCGCGTCGACCGCGTGCTGGACATGTCCCAACAGGAGGCCGAGGACACCACTCGCCGCCTGGCGCGCGAAGAAGGCATCTTCTGCGGCGTATCGTCCGGCGGCGCGGTCGCTGGCATGTTGCGCCTGTCCCGCGAAGTGGAAA
Proteins encoded in this window:
- the cysM gene encoding cysteine synthase CysM codes for the protein MTLQYPTIADCVGNTPLVRLQRIAGETSNTLLLKLEGNNPAGSVKDRPALSMITRAELRGQIKPGDTLIEATSGNTGIALAMAAAIKGYKMILIMPDNSTAERKAAMTAYGAELILVTKEEGMEGARDLAEKLQAEGRGMVLDQFANGDNPIAHYTSTGPEIWQQTQGTITHFVSSMGTTGTIMGCSQYLKEQNPNVQIVGLQPMEGSAIPGIRRWPEAYLPKIFDATRVDRVLDMSQQEAEDTTRRLAREEGIFCGVSSGGAVAGMLRLSREVENAVMVAIICDRGDRYLSSGLFDPS
- a CDS encoding sensor histidine kinase, with the protein product MLDRHSLFWKLAILLVGFCLLMIGLSYTWGRHMETRNAFLSEPARQVLRGYAAEAEQAWRSGGRVGLDAWVAQMRQRERGWIGVLDMHLQPLDSAVLGSQIMQRLTRLRGADWPMSRRSVDQPWLRLPFPAAPEQGMLVMELPQRFNPGQLRMFWQIVTNGVIPGLFTLLLCVGLYRMLIVPLNQLREQANAWRADQLSARLDARTTARHDELGELARAFDQMAERLQGTVAMQQQLLRDLSHEMRTPLSRLRVACDGETDLQRLRERLGREVDCMQQLVEGTLQLAWQDAERAPMNLEPIQVQALWDLLAEDACYESGWAPARLRCELPADCWVQGNLNHLAQAMENVLRNAIRHSPANGLVRLGGLREGNYWRLWLEDEGGGVAEQDLERIFAPFSRLDGSRPGDGGFGLGLSIARSAIQRQGGTLWAENGKHGLRLCMRLPAHAQAVAAVSPASRLLQAQPSS
- a CDS encoding response regulator transcription factor, translated to MNPVAIHTSSILAIEDDPVLGAYLHEELQRGGFQVTWCRNGLEGLEAAGRQAFDVVLMDILLPGLNGLDALAQLRRHSATPVILMSALGAEADRISGFQRGADDYLPKPFSMAELQVRIEAILRRVALERRHMPAPEPANGELGFDDGACDVSLNGQRAGLTPSEYRLLEVLNRNLDEVLSKPFLYQQVLQRGYSRHDRSLDMHVSQIRRKLKGIGYHERQIRTVWGKGYVLSAGEVG